GGGGCCGGTCACCGTCCAGCGCCACAGCCTGCCGGTCGGCGTCTCGGCCACGTACAACGTGGCGCCGTCGGGCGACAACGCTATGCCGTTGGGCCGCACCAGCGGGGCGACGACGCGCCGTAGCTCGGCGCCGTCGGGGCGGCCGTAACAGACGACCCCGCGGTCCTCGTCGGTCTCGCGCTGCTTGCCGTAGTCGGTGAACCAAAAGCCGCCGTCGGCGTCGAACACGATGTCGTTGGGGCTGCGCAGGCCGTCGTAGATCGTCTCCACCGCGCCGGTGGCGAGGTCGACGCGTTGGATGGAACCGCCGATGTAGCGGTCGTCCTGGTTGACGTCGGCGGGCACGAGCAGGGAGCCGTAGTCGTGCATGGGCCAGCCGCCGTTGTTGCAGACGTAGACCGCCCCGTCAGGTCCCACCGCCGCGCCGTTGGGGCCGCCGCCGACCTCGATGCGCTCGATGCCGCCCTGGGGGTCGATGACGGCGAGGCGGCCTGTCGCCATCTCGCAGACGAGCAGGGAGCCATCAGCCAGCACGATCGGGCCTTCGGGGAACCGCAACCCCTCGACGACGACTCGCGCGTCGATCACGGCGCGCTCGCCTCGACCACGGTGTGAATGCCGCCGCGCACCAACCAGTCGGTGCGCACCGTCATGCGGCGCGGCGACACGGCCGCGACCAAATCGTCGAGGATGCGGTTGGTGACGTCCTCGTGGAACGCGCCCTCCTGCCGAAAGCTCCAGAGGTAGAGCTTCAGCGACTTGAGCTCCACGATCGACTCGCCCGGCACGTAACTGATGGTGACGGTGGCGAAGTCGGGCTGCCCGGTCATCGGGCAGACGCAGGTGAACTCAGGCGTCTCGCAACGGACTTCGTAGTCGCGGCCGGGGTGCGGGTTGGGGATCGCGACGAGGTCGCGGGAGGGGCTGCTCGGCACCCTCCGAACCTAGCCCGGCCGGCGCGTCAAGCGTCCTTGCCGAGCATCCGGTTCATCTTGGTGCCGCACGTGGGGCAGGTGCCCTGCGCAGCGCGACGGCCGTTAGCCATTTCCTTGACCTCGCCATCGAACTCGCGCTTCTCGCGGCACTTGACGCAGTAACCCTCGTAGGTTGCCATGGGCTCGACGGTAGTCGCGCTTCGACGCCTAGCCGGGGATGGTCAGCCCGTCGGTGTCGGGCGACAGCAGGACGGCGGTGCCGGGCACCCCCGCTTCGGCCAACAGCTCGTCGCCTGCGGCCCGCACCTGGGCGGCCGTGGCGCGGTGGCAGACGGCCAACAGGCTGGGGCCCGCACCCGACCAGCACGTGGCCAGGGCGCCGGCGTCGACCAGCTCGGCCAGCAAGTGGCCGGCCTCGGGGAACAGCGACGCCCGGGCGCTCTGGTGAAGCTTGTCTTCCGTGGCTTCGTGCACGAGCAGGCGGTGGTCGGCCAGGCCTGCAAGGAGGAGGCCCATGCGGCCGAGGTTGAACGACGCGTCGGTGTGCGGGACCTGCGCGGGCAGGGCGGCACGAGCCCGCTTGGTCGCCAAGGAGCGGGACGGCACGAGCACCACGAACGCCAACTGTTCGTCGAGCGGCATGCGGGCGGCCACGGGCCGGTCGTTGACGGTGGTGGCGGTGACGAGGCCGCCGAGCACCGAGGCCGCGGCGTTCTCGGGGTGGCCGTCGACTTCGGCGGCGACGGCGAGGGGGTCGTCGGCGCCCGCCGCGGCTGCGGCGGCGACAGCCAGCGCGGCCGAGGAGCCGAGGCCCCGTCCGACGGGGATCTCGGAGCGCACGGTGATGTGTACGTTGTCGTGGCCGAGCACGCGGCGGGCGACCTGGGCGGCCAGGTGGGTGTCGTCGCCGGGCAGCTCGGAGCCCTCGCCCTCGGCGTGGATGGTGAGGAGGTCGGCGGGCTCGATGTCGACCTCGACGTAGACCGACAAGGCGACGGCCAACGTGTCGAAGCCGGGGCCGAGGTTGGCCGACGATCCGGGAGCCCGTGCGCGCACGGCCGCACACCCTAGAAGGTTGTTACCAATGGGACTGGTGTGCGGTCCGATCTGTTGACGGGCCACCCACGACCGGCCCCGTCAGGAGGCAGAGACCATGTACCACTTCGCAGCCATCGCACTTCTGGCACTTGCGCTGTTCAAGGTGGTCGACGTGCTCGAAGACTTGGCCCCGGGGCTTACCAAGTGGCACACCCTGGCGACCATCGTCCTCGGCATCGGCGGCGCCTTCGCCCTCGACTACCGGGCGTTCGACGGTTACGGCATCGCATTCCGTGAGGAGTGGATGGGCACCGTGGCCACCGGCCTGGTGATCGCAGGCTTCACCAGCGTGTGGCGTGCGGCCTTCCACTGGCTCGGCTCGTCCGAGGGCGAAGAGCCCGAGGTGCGCCACCCCATGCACGGCCCCCGCAGCATGGCGGCCTAGCAACCAGAACGGCGACAGCAAGAAGGGGCGCTCACAGCGTGGTGAGCGCCCCTTCTTCGCGTCTGTGGCCGTCTTCGCGTCTGTGGCGGCGCCCCTCAGGGGACTCTCAAAGGAACGTCGCTTTGAACTGGCGCGATCCGCCGATGCACGGGTCGCCGGCGGCAGGCTTCAGCAGGATCTGCCTCCCTCCGACTGTTGCGGTGGTGCAGTCGCCTGTCAGGACACCTGACGCGACACACCATCCTTTGATGGTCGGCACGAAGTACGCCGTGAAATTGGCAGTCGTCCGAGTGGGCGGAGGATACAAATCGGTCGAGGTTGTCAGGTCCGCCTCGCCCCTGCATAAGCCAGGTTCTTCTGCAGCCTCACCGGCTCCTGGCATGAGCACGACCGACAACAACGCAACCGCCGCTATTCCTGCACGTCGCTTCATAATCCCCCCTACTTGTCGCTCGAGTGGCCCACGGTACAGCAATCACGACGATGATGAAGAACACGGAGAGCGAACCGCGAAGTTCGCCTCAGACCTTGGTCGACTGGTGGGCTTCGAGCTCTTCGACGGTCATGAGGACGGCTCGGGCCTTTGAGCCCTCGGACGGGCCAACCACCCCGCGCTGCTCCAACAGGTCCATGATGCGGCCGGCGCGGGCGAAGCCGACGCGGAGTTTGCGCTGGAGCATGGAGGTCGAGCCCAGCTGCGAGCGCACGATCAGCTCCATGGCTGCTTCGAGCATGTCGTCGTCATCGTCGCCGCTCCCGCCGCCCGACCCGCTGGGCGAGCCGGAGAAGCCGGTGAGCGAGTCGTCAGACCCTTCAACGCCGTCGACGTATTCGGGCTGGGCCTGGCGGCGCCAGTGGGCGACGACCTTGCGCACCTCTTCCTCCGACACCCACGGCCCCTGGATGCGGCGGGGCACGTTCGAGGACGCGGTGAGCAGCAGCATGTCGCCCTTGCCCACCAACTTCTCGGCGCCGGGCTGGTCGAGGATGACCCGGCTGTCGGCCAACGACGACACCGCGAAGGCCAGTCGCGACGGCACGTTGGCCTTGATGACACCGGTGATGACGTCGACCGACGGCCGCTGGGTGGCGATGACCAGGTGGATGCCGAAAGCCCGGCCCATCTGGGCGATGCGGCAGATCGACTCCTCGACGTCGCGGGCCGCCACCATCATCAAGTCGTTGAGCTCGTCGACCACCACGAGGATGTACGACAGCCGCTGGTAGTCCTTGCCCGTGGCCGGGTCGGCAGCCAGGTCGCCCCGGTCGAACGCGGCGTTGTAGCCGCCGATGTCGCGCACGCCGACCTCGGCCAGCAGGTCGGTGCGCCGCTCCATCTCGTGCACCGCCCACGCCAGCGCGTTGGCCGCCTTCTTGGGGTTGACCACCACCTGGGTGAGCAGGTGGGGCAGGCCGTTGTACTGGCCCAGCTCGACCCGCTTGGGGTCGACCAGGATCATGCGCACCTGGTCGGGCGTGGCCCGCAGCAGGATCGACGTGAGCAACGAGTTGATGCACGACGACTTGCCCGCGCCGGTGGCGCCCGCGATGAGCACGTGGGGCATGGCCGCCAACGACTCCATGACCGGCCGCCCGGCGATGTCCTTGCCCATGCCCACCTCGAGCGGGTGGGTGGCCCGCCGGGCCTCCTCGGAGCAGAGGATGTCGCCCAGCGCCACCAACTGCCGGGTTACGTTGGGCACTTCTACGCCGATGGCCGAGCGCCCGGGGATGGGGGCCAGCAGCCGGATGTCGGGCGCCGCCATGGCGTAGGCGATGTCCTTCTGCAGGCTGGTGACGCGGGCCACCTTCACGCCCGGGCCGAGCTCCAACTCGAAGCGGGTCACGGTCGGCCCCGGCGTCATGCCCACCAAGCGGGTCTCCACGCCGTGGGCGGCCAGCGCCTCTTCCAGGCGGCGGCCCCGCAGCTCGAGTGTGCGCTTGTCGACCTCTTGGGCCTTCGACCGCTTGAGCAACGACAAGGGCGGCAGCTTCCAGTTGCCCGGCTCGGCGGCGGGGCCGAGGTCGATGGCCAGTTGGTCGCCCGCGGGCACCGGCTCGTCGGGCACGTGGACCTTGATCTCCACGGGCTCGGCCTCGTCGGCGACGGCGACCACCGGCTCGGCCTCGGCCTTCGCTTTCTTGGCCTTGGGCACCTTGGGCGCCTCGTCGGCGCCGGCCTCGGCCTCGTCGGACGACGACAGCGAGCCCAGCCACCGCACGCCCGTTCGCACCCCAGATGAGATGAGGTCGACGGCGGCGCGCACCGAGGTCTTGGTCAGCACCAGCACGGCGATCACCAACAGCGTCACCAGGACGATCGCTGCGCCCCACGTGGCCAGGATCGACGTCAGCGGGCCGGCGATGCCTGCACCCACAAACCCACCGGCGTCCCGCGGCTCGTCGGCGCCGTTGCGCGTCAGGTGCAGCAGGCCGGTGGCAGCCACCACCAGGAACCCGAAGCCGATGGCGGCTCGCCCCGGCTCGGCGTTGCGCAACCGCCCCCGCACCAAGACTGCGCCGATCCCACACAGGACCACGGGCACCAGCAGGCGGCCCCATCCGAAGACCGCGGCGGCGCCGTCGCGCAGCATGCGCCCCACAGGGCCCGTCAGGTCGGCGTAGATGCCCAAGGCGGCGAGCACGCCCACCACCAGGAGGATGAGCCCCCACACGTCGTCGGCTTGGCGGCCCAGGTACGTGGCCAGCGACTGGCGCAGCCCCGCAGGCTTCTTCTTCTTGGCGTGCTTCTTAGCGGCCGGGGCGCGACGCGTGGTCTTCGTCACAATGTCAACAACGGTAACACCAGCAACAGCGAAAGTTGCCGGATTCAGACCTCCATGACGATCGGCACGATCATCGGCCGTCGTCGGGTCCGTTCGTTGACGAACTGGCCGGTGGCCCGGCGTACGTGGCGCTTGAGCGTCTCGAAGTCGCGGGCGCCGTCGTCGGTGGCCTTCTCCAGCGCCTTGAGGATGGCTTGGCGGGCGTCGTCGAGCAGCCCTTCGGCCTCCTGCTCGTATACCCAGCCCCGGGTGATGATCTCCGGGCCGGTGAGCACCTCGCCGGAGCGGGCGTCGACCGTCACCACCACCACGACCACGCCTTCCTCAGCCAGCACCCGCCGGTCGCGCAGCACGCCGTGGCCGATGCCGCCGACCACCCCGTCGACGTAGAGGTAGCCCGCGGGGATCTCACCGGCGAAATCGATGCCCTTGTCGGTGAGCTCGACCACGTCGCCGTCCTCGCACAGGAGGATGTTCGACTCGGGCACGCCCATGCGCACCGCCAGGCGGGTGTGGTGCGTCATGTGGCGGTACTCGCCGTGCACCGGGATGAAGAACTCGGGCCGGGCCACCGACAGCAGCGTCATCAGCTCGCCCTGCATGGCGTGGCCGGTCACGTGGACGTTGGCCACCACCTCGGCGCCTCGGCGGTGCAACCCGTCCATGACCTTGCTGACCGCCGACTCGTTGCCGGGGATGGCATGCGACGACATGATCACCACGTCGCCCTTGCCGACCTGCAACCACTTGTTGTCGCCCGCCGCCATCAGCGACAGCGCCGACATGGGTTCACCCTGCGACCCGGTCGAGATGATGCAGGTGCGTTCGGGCGGGAGGTCGCCGACCTTCTCGATGTCGACCAAGGCCGAGTCGGGGATGTGCAGCAGGCCCATCTCACGGGTCAGCGCCACGTTCTTGCCCATCGACCGTCCGAGGGTGGCGATGGTGCGGCCGTGGGCCAGCGCCGCCTCGGCGATCTGCTGCACTCGGTGGATGTGGCTGGCGAAGCAGGTGACGATGATCCGCTTGTCGGCATGAGCGGCGAACAGGTCGCGTAGCTGCTCGCCGATCGACGACTCGCTCGGCGTGTAGCCCGGCTCGACCGCGTTGGTGGAGTCGGACAGCAGCAGGCGGATGCCGTACTCCTTGGCGATGGCGCCGATGCGGGCCAGGTCGGTGAGGCGGCCGTCGACCGGCGTGAGGTCGAGCTTGAAGTCGCCCGAGTGGAGGATGACGCCCTGCGGCGTGTGGAAGGCGGTGGCGAAGCCGTTGGGCACCGAGTGGGTGACGGGGATGAACTCCACGTCGAAGGGGCCGATGCGGCGGCGCTCGCCGTCCTGCACCTCGATGAGCTCGGTGCGCCCGAGCAGGCCCGCTTCTTCGATGCGATTGCGGGCCAGGCCCAGCGTCAGCTTGGACCCGTAGATGGGGAACGACAGCTCGCGCAGCAGGAACGACAAGCCGCCCGCGTGGTCCTCGTGGCCGTGGGTGAGGATGCAGCCTTCGATGCGATCGGCGTTCTCGCGCAGCCAGGTGAAGTCGGGCAGCACCAAGTCGATGCCGGGCATCTCGGTGTCGGGGAACATGAGCCCGCAGTCGAGGAGCATGATGCGCCCCTCCACCTCGAACGCCGCGCAGTTGCGGCCGATCTCGCCCAGGCCCCCCAGGAAGGCGATGCGAACGGCTGAGGGATCAGGCAACGGGATGGGGGGCGTCGTCGCCGAGGTCGGCCAGGATGGCCCGGGCCCGGTCTTCGAGGCCGTCGGGAGTGGGCCCCATGGGCAGGCGGCACTCCCCCACCCGATGGCCGAGCACCCGCATCATGGCCTTCGACGGCACGGGGTTGGGGTTGGCGTCGCCGGTCTCGAACTCGAACGACGGCAGCAGCCGGGCGTTGATGCGCCGTGCGGCCTCCACGTCGCCCTTGAAGAACGAAGCGAGCATCTCCTGCTGCAGGGCAGCGGTCCAGTGGGTCGCCACCCCGACGGTGCCGACGGCGCCGACGGCCAGCAACGGCAACGTCATGCCGTCGTCGCCGCTGTAGAGCTCGAACCCGCTGGGGGCCTGGGCCATGAGCCGGGCCGCCGAGTACGGGTCGCCTGTGGCGTCCTTGACCGCCACCACGGACGGGACCTCGCGGGCCAGCCGCAGCATGGTGTCGTTGTCGATCTTTCGGCCGGTGCGGAAGGGGATGTCGTAGGCCATGAGCGGCAGCGACGTGGCCTCGGCAATGGCCCGGAAGTGGCCCTCGATGCCCGCCTGCGAGGGGCGGCTGTAGTACGGCGTCACCACCAGCACGGCCGCTGCGCCCGCGGCCTCGGCTATGCGGGCGCCGACGACGGAGTGTGCCGTGTCGTTGGAGCCCGCGCCGGCGATGACGGGCACGGTCACCGCCTCGGCCACCGCACGCCACAGGTCGGCCTTCTCGTCGTTGGTGAGGACGGGGGCCTCGCCGGTGGTGCCGGCGAGCACCAAGCCGTCGTTGCCGTTGTCGACGAGCCACTTGGCCAGCTTCACCGCGGCGTCGAGATCGAGGCGGCCCTCGTCGTCGAACGGGGTGACCATGGCAGTGAGGACAGCGCCGAAACGGGCGGTCATGAAGGTTCCTCCTTGGAGCGCTCGATACCGAGCGTAGACAGAAGGTCCTCGTGCAGTTCGAACCAAATCGTGTGATAGGAGTCGAGGACCGGCGTCGTGAACCAGTCGAAGTCGCCTTCTCGCACCCGCTCCCGCGCGTGTGCCAGCCGAGGTCCGTAGTGCCCGAAACGGGGTCGGATGGCGGCCAACTCGGCGCACAAGGGCTGCATGGCCTCGTCGACGGCGTCGAGGCGGGCCAGCACGTCCCGTTCGTAGTCGGCGTCGCTGTGGTCGTTGAGCACGCCCTCGCGCACCTGCCAGTCGGTGCAGACCTGCAAGAGCTCGCGGTTGGTGGGGAGGAAGCGTCGGTAGACGTCGTCGATGAGCGGCCGCACGCCGTCGGACTCGGCGGCCAGCAGCTCGGCGTGGCGGACCCGACCGGCGGCGCTCAACGACCACCCGGTGAGCCGGCCGTCGCGCCGGATGAGCAGTTCGTCGGCCGCCAGCTTCTCAAGGACGCGTGCAACGTCATCGACGGGAAGCTGGAGGGCAGCCGCCATGGCGGCGCCCTCCGCCAGCCCTTTCAAGCGAAGCGCGTGCAGCACGGCGAAGTCGGTCCCGGCCGCATGCTGCATGCGGGCAGGGTACTCGCCTGCTGCTTACGCGGAGCGCTGATCGCCCTCTGCGAGGGCGAACGCCTCGTACTCCTCGCCGGTGTCGGCCCAGTCCTCGAACTGGATGACACCGAGCTCCTCGAACCGTGTGCGCAGCCAGCCGTCGCCTGCGTCGAGCAGCCCGAGCTTCTTGCAGTTCGGCACGATCTTGGAGAACAGCATCTGCTGGAAGACGGGGCGCTCGGGCGACTGCTGCACGATCTCGACCGCTTCCTTGACCGGCAGGCCCATGCGGTCCCACACCTCCTGCTGGAGGAAGCGGTCGCGCATGCGCACGGCGGCCTCGAAGGCGAACTCCTGGCGCTCGCGCAGCTCGGCCTGGGTGAGCTCTGTGTAGTAGTCCTGCAGCGACAGCACGCCGAAGGCGACATGGCGGGCCTCGTCGCTCATGACGTAGCGCAGGAGCTGCTTGAGCAGGGGCTCGGTGGTGAGCTGGTGGATGAAGCCGAAGGCGGCCAGGGCCAGGCCCTCGACCATGATCTGCATGCCCAGGTAGGTCATGTCCCAGCGGCTGTCGGCGATGATGTCGTCGAGCAACAACTTGAGGTGGGCGTTGATCGGATAGTGGCCCGACAGCTTGGTGTCGAGGTATTTGGCGAACACCTCGACGTGGCGGGCCTCGTCCATCACCTGGGTCGACGCGTAGTACTTGGCGTCGATCCACGGCACGGTCTCGACGATCTTGGCCGTGCACAGGAGTGCCCCCTGCTCGCCGTGCATGAACTGCGACAGCGTCCAGTTCTGGCTCTCGCAGCCGAGCTGGATCCACTCCTTCTCGGTCCACTTCTCGAAGCACGTGCCCGACAGGTCCATGCCGTAGCCGAGGCCGCCCATCTGCATGGCGTTGGCCATGACGACGGCTTCCTGGTCGACCTCGGTCTCCCAGGGCAGGTCCTTCTCGCCGTCCCACATGGAGTGCTTGGCCTTCTCGTAGAGACGGTTCAGCTTGGGCTTGGCGCCCTTCTCGTAGTCCCAGGTGAAGATGGCGTCGGCGTTGTCCTTGACGGCGTGGATGGCCTCGTCGACGTCGGTGTTGCTGACCGAGAGGATGGCCTCCAGGTCGTCGATCTCGGCGCGGCCGATCATCTCTTCGTGGGTCTTGGCCATCAGGTGGTCCCCCTTGACGGTTGGGTGAGCCCAGGGAGGACGAACGTCCTCACCAAGCGACGGACGGATGCAATGTCGGCGATGTCGAGCTGGGAGTCGGCCGGCTGGCAGACGTAGGAGAGGACGAGGCGGGCGGCCCATTCGCCGGCCCGGCGGGCCTCGTCGGGGCTGAGCCAGCTCTCGAGGTAGGGGGCGCCGACGGCGGCGCCTGCGGCCAGCACCTCGTCGAGCTTGCCGAAGGCCAGGCGGGGCAGGACGACCTCGGGCTCATGGGCCAGGAGGAACTGCAGCGGCTCATGCGTGGTGATGCGACGGCCCGCCTCGGCCATGCCGTGCACGAGGGTGTCTTCCAGGGAATCGGCTGTGGCCATGGCGGCGGCTACGCCGGCGAAGAAGCGGCGGGTTTCGCTCTTGGCCACGGTCTCCATGAGGCCGTCCTTGCCGCCCGGGAAGACCCGGTAGACGGTGGCCCGGGACAGGCCGGCCTCGCGGGCGATGTCTTCCAGCGTGGTCTTGGCTCCGCCCCAGCGGGCGATGCAGCGCAGGGCGGCGTCGGTGATGCGCGCCTCATGGGTGACGACGGGAGGCTCGACCAGGAGCGCCACACTCATTGATGAGACAGTAACACCGATTTCGTCTCAGCGTCTATGTGTCTTTTTGTGTCGCATGTCACAATCGCAAGCCGCCGATGAGCTCGGTGCGCACCAGTTCCCGCACCTGGTCCCGGTCGGTGAGGTCCCAGCGGCCTTGGGCCCCGATGAACGACAGGAGCATGCGTGACACGTAGTCGGCCGCTTCCAGGCTGGTGGTGCCCGGCGGCAGGGCGTCGTCGGGGATGTGGGGGACCAGGAACGCCCGGATGAAGCCCCGGATGCGGTCGCTGTCGACGTTGAGTTGGGGCAGCAGGCGCTCGGGCTCGGTCTCCAACACCTTCTGGAGGACCTCATGCTCCTCGACAGCCCGGTGGGCGAACAGGAGGGCCTCGACCAGGAGGTCGCCGAAGTCGGTGACGCCCTCGACCGCTGTGGCCAGGCGGGTGAAGAAGCGAGCCACCTCCCACGAGATGGTGTCGCGGATGAGCTCGTCCTTGCCGCCGGGGAAGTAGCGGTAGACGCTGGCCCGTGACAGGCGGGCCTCGCGGGCCACGTCTTCCACGGTCGTCTTGCCCAGCCCGTAGCGGGCCACGCAGGTGAAGGTTGCTTCCAGGATGCGGTCCCGCATGGCGCCGTTGTACCAGGCTGCTGCCGTGCAGATCCGCCCCGGCGACCGGTGGCAGTGCGACGGGTGCGGGCAACTGCTGGCCTTCGACGAGCGAGGGCGGGTGCCGCAAGCCCAGTTGGACGCCTGCCGGGGCCTGTGCGACTGGGCCTTGGTGGAACGCGACGGCCGTGCCGTGGAGGACGGCCCGTCGCTCTAGAGCGCCACGATCCTCGGTCGTACTGCGAGGGCGTCGGCGATGCGGCCCATGTCGTCAGCGTCGCTGGTGATCACGGCGTGCGGAGCGGCGGTCACATCCAACACGGCGGCAAGGTGGGCGTCGGCCACCGAGACGCCGAGCTTGGTACGGACGGCGGCGGCACGGTCCGCCGTCGCACTGTCGAGAGGCAACTCGTCGATGCGAAGGCGGTTGACAGCAGCGGCCCGAGGCGTGCGCCTGTCCCAGCCCGCCTCTACCCGGACGGCAGTGGGCACCACCAGTCGCACCGAGCCCGCACGACGCAGGTTCCTGGCGGCGACCGCCTCGACGACGGCCAGCACCCGCCGGTGCTTCCGGTGGGCAGGGTCGGCCAAGGCCTGCACGGCCTCGTTGTCGAGCACCACCGTGCGCGCCTGCTTCACGCCACCGCTGCTCCGAGCCCGGCGGCGTAGAGGAGGACGTCGTCGGGAGTGGGGTCGTCCTTCAACGCGTGCACCTCGACGACCGCTCGCCGCACGAGGTCGGGGCGGTCGGCCAACGGGCTCCCGTCGATGGCCGCGGTGGCCAACGCCACCTCTTCGAGGTCGGGTCGCGCGTCGGGGTGGGCCCGGTAGTGGGCATCGAGCACGGCGCGCTGGGCGAACGCCTCCAAGGCGTCACGCAGGCCGCGAACAGTGAGCTCGGTGGTCGAGGCGGCCAACCCCATGTCGGCGGCAAGGGCAGCGGCGTCCCGCAGGTTGGCGGGCAAGCGCACCGAGGTGCCGACGGACTCGGTTCCGTCGTCGTCGAGCAGGGCGAGCAGCCGCTTCAGGTTGCGGTCCACGGGCAGAAATGTACCACGGGGTGTACCACAATCAGAAGTGGCTGGGCGGCACTGCGCTCTTGTTGACCTTTGTGCTGGCCACGATGCGCCAGGCGTTGTCGACGAAACGCACGGTGAGGTGGTCGTACTGGGTGCCCGCCGCCTCCCAGAGGTCGAGTTGGCCCGGCGAGACGCGGGCGCTGCCGTCGGGCGACTCGCGGTGCACCACGACGTTGCCGGGGAACTGCACGACGTCGACGGCCAGCATGCGTGTGCTGCCCGTGCGGCGGAAGCCGAAGATGGCCTCCTGGGCGGCGTCGCCGCCGATGTCCTCGCCCCGGAAGCGGATCTCGGTGAAGCGGGACCCGTCGTCGTCGCGGGCCTCCGCCGCGGCGATCCACGTCTCCCCTGTCTCCTGCCGGTAGGTGTAGGCCCGCCGTGCCGTGGCGCCGCCTGCCGCCGCCTTCGACTCGATCACCAGGTACCAGTCGCTGCGGATGCCGACGCACTCGGCCGTCCAGCCCGGGGTGGCGAACTGGGTGCAGCCCCCGCCTTGGCGGATTGTGCGGCGGATGGGCGACGCCGGTGTGCGCAGGACGGCGCCTTGGCCGTTCAGGACGGGCCGAGCCGCCGTCGTGGTGGTGGCGAGCGCGGTGGTGGAGGTCGGCGCCGCCGTGGTCGTCGTCGGCTCCTCCACGCCGGTACTGGTCGTGGTCTCCTCGACCACGCTGGACGCCGTCGTGGTGGTGGCGTCGGCTACCAGTTCGTCGTCACCGTCGTCGCCCACCAAGGCGGCGATGAGCAAGGCGAGCACGAAGAGGGCGGCCATGCCGCCGGCCACTGCGGCGGCGATGCGTTGCTTG
This genomic window from Acidimicrobiales bacterium contains:
- a CDS encoding ferritin-like domain-containing protein, giving the protein MAKTHEEMIGRAEIDDLEAILSVSNTDVDEAIHAVKDNADAIFTWDYEKGAKPKLNRLYEKAKHSMWDGEKDLPWETEVDQEAVVMANAMQMGGLGYGMDLSGTCFEKWTEKEWIQLGCESQNWTLSQFMHGEQGALLCTAKIVETVPWIDAKYYASTQVMDEARHVEVFAKYLDTKLSGHYPINAHLKLLLDDIIADSRWDMTYLGMQIMVEGLALAAFGFIHQLTTEPLLKQLLRYVMSDEARHVAFGVLSLQDYYTELTQAELRERQEFAFEAAVRMRDRFLQQEVWDRMGLPVKEAVEIVQQSPERPVFQQMLFSKIVPNCKKLGLLDAGDGWLRTRFEELGVIQFEDWADTGEEYEAFALAEGDQRSA
- a CDS encoding DNA translocase FtsK 4TM domain-containing protein, with product MTKTTRRAPAAKKHAKKKKPAGLRQSLATYLGRQADDVWGLILLVVGVLAALGIYADLTGPVGRMLRDGAAAVFGWGRLLVPVVLCGIGAVLVRGRLRNAEPGRAAIGFGFLVVAATGLLHLTRNGADEPRDAGGFVGAGIAGPLTSILATWGAAIVLVTLLVIAVLVLTKTSVRAAVDLISSGVRTGVRWLGSLSSSDEAEAGADEAPKVPKAKKAKAEAEPVVAVADEAEPVEIKVHVPDEPVPAGDQLAIDLGPAAEPGNWKLPPLSLLKRSKAQEVDKRTLELRGRRLEEALAAHGVETRLVGMTPGPTVTRFELELGPGVKVARVTSLQKDIAYAMAAPDIRLLAPIPGRSAIGVEVPNVTRQLVALGDILCSEEARRATHPLEVGMGKDIAGRPVMESLAAMPHVLIAGATGAGKSSCINSLLTSILLRATPDQVRMILVDPKRVELGQYNGLPHLLTQVVVNPKKAANALAWAVHEMERRTDLLAEVGVRDIGGYNAAFDRGDLAADPATGKDYQRLSYILVVVDELNDLMMVAARDVEESICRIAQMGRAFGIHLVIATQRPSVDVITGVIKANVPSRLAFAVSSLADSRVILDQPGAEKLVGKGDMLLLTASSNVPRRIQGPWVSEEEVRKVVAHWRRQAQPEYVDGVEGSDDSLTGFSGSPSGSGGGSGDDDDDMLEAAMELIVRSQLGSTSMLQRKLRVGFARAGRIMDLLEQRGVVGPSEGSKARAVLMTVEELEAHQSTKV
- a CDS encoding ribonuclease J → MPDPSAVRIAFLGGLGEIGRNCAAFEVEGRIMLLDCGLMFPDTEMPGIDLVLPDFTWLRENADRIEGCILTHGHEDHAGGLSFLLRELSFPIYGSKLTLGLARNRIEEAGLLGRTELIEVQDGERRRIGPFDVEFIPVTHSVPNGFATAFHTPQGVILHSGDFKLDLTPVDGRLTDLARIGAIAKEYGIRLLLSDSTNAVEPGYTPSESSIGEQLRDLFAAHADKRIIVTCFASHIHRVQQIAEAALAHGRTIATLGRSMGKNVALTREMGLLHIPDSALVDIEKVGDLPPERTCIISTGSQGEPMSALSLMAAGDNKWLQVGKGDVVIMSSHAIPGNESAVSKVMDGLHRRGAEVVANVHVTGHAMQGELMTLLSVARPEFFIPVHGEYRHMTHHTRLAVRMGVPESNILLCEDGDVVELTDKGIDFAGEIPAGYLYVDGVVGGIGHGVLRDRRVLAEEGVVVVVVTVDARSGEVLTGPEIITRGWVYEQEAEGLLDDARQAILKALEKATDDGARDFETLKRHVRRATGQFVNERTRRRPMIVPIVMEV
- a CDS encoding DUF5679 domain-containing protein, with amino-acid sequence MATYEGYCVKCREKREFDGEVKEMANGRRAAQGTCPTCGTKMNRMLGKDA
- the queF gene encoding preQ(1) synthase, which encodes MPSSPSRDLVAIPNPHPGRDYEVRCETPEFTCVCPMTGQPDFATVTISYVPGESIVELKSLKLYLWSFRQEGAFHEDVTNRILDDLVAAVSPRRMTVRTDWLVRGGIHTVVEASAP
- the thrB gene encoding homoserine kinase encodes the protein MRARAPGSSANLGPGFDTLAVALSVYVEVDIEPADLLTIHAEGEGSELPGDDTHLAAQVARRVLGHDNVHITVRSEIPVGRGLGSSAALAVAAAAAAGADDPLAVAAEVDGHPENAAASVLGGLVTATTVNDRPVAARMPLDEQLAFVVLVPSRSLATKRARAALPAQVPHTDASFNLGRMGLLLAGLADHRLLVHEATEDKLHQSARASLFPEAGHLLAELVDAGALATCWSGAGPSLLAVCHRATAAQVRAAGDELLAEAGVPGTAVLLSPDTDGLTIPG
- the dapA gene encoding 4-hydroxy-tetrahydrodipicolinate synthase, which codes for MTARFGAVLTAMVTPFDDEGRLDLDAAVKLAKWLVDNGNDGLVLAGTTGEAPVLTNDEKADLWRAVAEAVTVPVIAGAGSNDTAHSVVGARIAEAAGAAAVLVVTPYYSRPSQAGIEGHFRAIAEATSLPLMAYDIPFRTGRKIDNDTMLRLAREVPSVVAVKDATGDPYSAARLMAQAPSGFELYSGDDGMTLPLLAVGAVGTVGVATHWTAALQQEMLASFFKGDVEAARRINARLLPSFEFETGDANPNPVPSKAMMRVLGHRVGECRLPMGPTPDGLEDRARAILADLGDDAPHPVA
- a CDS encoding SMP-30/gluconolactonase/LRE family protein, which produces MIDARVVVEGLRFPEGPIVLADGSLLVCEMATGRLAVIDPQGGIERIEVGGGPNGAAVGPDGAVYVCNNGGWPMHDYGSLLVPADVNQDDRYIGGSIQRVDLATGAVETIYDGLRSPNDIVFDADGGFWFTDYGKQRETDEDRGVVCYGRPDGAELRRVVAPLVRPNGIALSPDGATLYVAETPTGRLWRWTVTGPGEVETALPHPHGGSLVAGLDGHQFFDSLAVEAGGNVCIATIYNVGITVVSPAGEVEHMPLPGEFYDPVPTNIAFGGDDMRTAYITLSATGRVMACRWPRPGLRLKY